A window of Desulfovibrio aminophilus DSM 12254 contains these coding sequences:
- a CDS encoding HlyD family secretion protein, giving the protein MKDRRLLILLVLACIGLAWGGFLLASRGKVSTDDAYVDGRVYTITPRVAGYVVEVLVEDNQEVRAGDPLVRLDPVEYEVALADARASLAALEEDATAAEQDLHQARAQHEQAALDLRRAQDLLRTQAVSQSSVDTAQTAATSAMTRVRAAQAKLDAIRRRNAGAREGGPSSAVIDSRVEAAKAKVKQAALNLEYTTITAPGPGFVTKKSVEPGLMVSRGQPLMSVVPLHVPEIWVTANYKETDLTDVRPGQPATFEVDTYPGVTVKGHVDSIQAGTGSVFALFPPENASGNFVKVVQRVPVKIAIEPDQDMPRLRVGMSVVPVIRTVKKDK; this is encoded by the coding sequence ATGAAGGACAGACGGCTGCTCATCCTCCTCGTTCTCGCCTGCATCGGCCTGGCCTGGGGCGGCTTCCTGCTGGCCTCGCGCGGCAAGGTCTCGACCGACGACGCCTACGTGGACGGCCGGGTCTACACCATCACCCCGCGCGTGGCGGGCTACGTGGTGGAGGTGCTGGTGGAGGACAACCAGGAGGTGCGGGCGGGCGATCCGCTGGTGCGGCTGGACCCGGTGGAATACGAGGTGGCCCTGGCCGACGCCCGGGCCTCCCTGGCCGCCCTGGAGGAGGACGCCACGGCCGCCGAGCAGGATCTGCACCAGGCCAGGGCCCAGCACGAGCAGGCCGCCCTGGATTTGCGCCGGGCCCAGGATCTCCTGCGCACCCAGGCCGTGTCCCAGTCCTCGGTGGACACGGCCCAGACCGCCGCCACCAGCGCCATGACCCGCGTGCGCGCGGCCCAGGCCAAGCTGGACGCCATCCGCCGCCGCAATGCCGGGGCCCGCGAGGGCGGCCCGTCCTCCGCCGTGATCGACTCCCGCGTCGAGGCGGCCAAGGCCAAGGTCAAGCAGGCCGCCCTGAACCTCGAGTACACCACCATCACGGCCCCCGGGCCCGGCTTCGTGACCAAGAAGTCCGTGGAGCCCGGGCTCATGGTCTCGCGCGGCCAGCCGCTCATGAGCGTGGTGCCCCTGCACGTGCCCGAGATCTGGGTCACGGCCAACTACAAGGAAACCGACCTCACCGACGTGCGCCCCGGCCAGCCCGCCACCTTCGAGGTGGACACCTATCCGGGCGTCACGGTCAAGGGCCACGTGGACTCCATCCAGGCGGGCACGGGCTCGGTCTTCGCGCTTTTCCCGCCCGAGAACGCCTCGGGCAACTTCGTCAAGGTGGTCCAGCGCGTCCCGGTGAAGATCGCCATCGAGCCGGACCAGGACATGCCCCGGCTGCGGGTGGGCATGAGCGTCGTCCCGGTCATCCGCACGGTGAAGAAAGACAAATGA
- a CDS encoding DHA2 family efflux MFS transporter permease subunit — translation MTAAPGAPVNKWIITLAVMIPTLVEILDTSVANVALAHIQGSLSAGQEEVTWVLTSYLVANAVVIPMSGWLARLFGRKRYLILSLVVFTGSSLLCGAAGSLFQLILFRVVQGIGGGGLQPMSQAILMETFPPHQRGMAMAVFGMGVVLGPILGPLLGGWLTDNYSWRWIFYVNLPVGMLALFMIQAFVADPEHQERRAAGEKVDYVGLALLTLGIGSLQIVLDKGQQDDWFSADYILVLSIIAGVSLLVLVFWELAHERPVVDLRIFKNLSFAAGNIVMFIGFFAFFGSIVLLPMYLQGLMGYTAFLAGMVLGPGGAVALVAMPVVGKLTQKIDARALLISGLLINGYALWSMAGFNLSIDFHTAVMARVIQGVSMPLFFVSLSYLTFAWVPVPQMNNASAIFNLLRNLGGSFGTAFVTTMLARRAQFHQLRLSEHMSALDPNFQTMIDQLKLHLSWKLGSLADHTDRAYTLIYQQLQRQASAMSFNDAFLAQTMLFLCLVPLVFIMKKPPSGKRFEAGGGH, via the coding sequence ATGACCGCCGCTCCCGGGGCGCCGGTCAACAAGTGGATCATCACCCTGGCGGTGATGATCCCGACCCTGGTGGAGATCCTCGACACCAGCGTGGCCAACGTGGCCCTGGCCCACATCCAGGGCAGCCTCTCGGCCGGGCAGGAGGAGGTCACCTGGGTGCTCACCTCCTACCTCGTGGCCAACGCCGTGGTCATCCCCATGAGCGGCTGGCTGGCCCGGCTCTTCGGCCGCAAGCGCTACCTCATCCTCTCCCTGGTGGTCTTCACCGGCAGCTCGCTCCTCTGCGGCGCGGCCGGGTCGCTCTTCCAGCTCATCCTCTTCCGCGTGGTCCAGGGCATCGGGGGCGGCGGACTCCAGCCCATGTCCCAGGCCATCCTCATGGAGACCTTCCCGCCGCACCAGCGGGGCATGGCCATGGCCGTGTTCGGCATGGGCGTGGTCCTCGGGCCCATCCTCGGCCCGCTGCTCGGCGGCTGGCTCACGGACAACTATTCCTGGCGCTGGATCTTCTACGTCAATCTGCCCGTCGGCATGCTGGCCCTGTTCATGATACAGGCCTTCGTGGCCGATCCCGAGCACCAGGAGCGCCGCGCGGCGGGCGAGAAGGTGGACTACGTGGGCCTGGCCCTGCTCACCCTGGGCATCGGCAGCCTCCAGATCGTGCTCGACAAGGGCCAGCAGGACGACTGGTTCAGCGCCGACTACATCCTGGTCCTCTCCATCATCGCCGGGGTCAGCCTGCTCGTGCTGGTCTTCTGGGAGCTGGCCCACGAACGGCCGGTGGTGGACCTGCGCATCTTCAAGAACCTGAGTTTCGCCGCCGGCAACATCGTCATGTTCATCGGCTTCTTCGCCTTCTTCGGCTCCATCGTGCTCCTGCCCATGTACCTCCAGGGCCTCATGGGCTACACGGCCTTCCTGGCGGGCATGGTCCTCGGGCCCGGCGGGGCCGTGGCGCTCGTCGCCATGCCCGTGGTCGGCAAGCTGACCCAGAAGATCGACGCCCGGGCCCTGCTCATCTCCGGCCTGCTCATCAACGGCTACGCCCTCTGGTCCATGGCCGGGTTCAACCTGTCCATCGACTTCCACACCGCGGTCATGGCCCGCGTGATCCAGGGCGTGTCCATGCCGCTGTTCTTCGTCTCCCTCTCCTACCTGACCTTCGCCTGGGTGCCCGTGCCCCAGATGAACAACGCCTCGGCCATCTTCAACCTCCTGCGCAACCTGGGCGGCAGCTTCGGCACGGCCTTCGTGACCACCATGCTGGCCCGCCGGGCCCAGTTCCACCAGCTCCGGCTCTCCGAGCACATGAGCGCCCTGGACCCCAACTTCCAGACCATGATCGACCAGCTCAAGCTGCACCTGAGCTGGAAGCTCGGCAGCCTCGCCGACCACACGGACCGGGCCTACACCCTCATCTACCAGCAGCTCCAGCGCCAGGCCTCGGCCATGTCCTTCAACGACGCCTTCCTGGCCCAGACCATGCTTTTCCTCTGCCTCGTGCCCCTGGTCTTCATCATGAAGAAGCCGCCCTCCGGCAAACGCTTCGAGGCCGGCGGCGGCCACTAA
- a CDS encoding methylated-DNA--[protein]-cysteine S-methyltransferase has translation MSTTDDPRLEAARRALETALEAGDPAPPLAELAEIAGLSAWHFQRRFSACYGLSPKRYALARRTRILADGLARGRDVEGAVAEAGFGSSSRVYGRAGMLGMTPGRLRRGGAGETVRHALGRTRLGLMLLAATDAGVCSVEFGDRPDELLEGLRRRFPKAVIEPGGEREIMLLEAVVRAVEDGTGAESLPLDLRGTAFQLEVWRALRDIRPGERLSYSELAARLGRPGSARAVARACASNPAAVAVPCHRVVGVDGSLTGYRWGLTRKKALLEKEQKTEETAAVPEPESSI, from the coding sequence ATGAGCACGACTGACGATCCCAGATTGGAGGCCGCGCGGCGGGCGCTGGAAACGGCCCTGGAGGCGGGCGACCCGGCCCCGCCCCTGGCGGAGCTGGCGGAGATCGCCGGGCTCTCGGCCTGGCATTTCCAACGCCGGTTCAGCGCCTGTTACGGACTCTCGCCCAAGCGCTACGCCCTGGCCCGCAGGACGCGCATCCTGGCCGACGGCCTGGCCCGAGGCCGGGACGTGGAGGGAGCCGTGGCCGAGGCCGGATTCGGGTCATCCAGCCGGGTGTACGGCCGCGCCGGAATGCTGGGCATGACCCCGGGACGGTTGCGACGCGGCGGAGCGGGCGAGACCGTGCGCCACGCCCTGGGCCGCACGCGGCTGGGCTTAATGCTCCTGGCGGCCACGGACGCCGGGGTCTGCTCGGTGGAGTTCGGGGACCGGCCGGACGAACTGTTGGAGGGCCTGAGGCGGCGTTTTCCCAAGGCCGTGATCGAACCGGGCGGGGAGCGCGAGATCATGCTCCTGGAGGCCGTGGTCCGGGCCGTGGAAGACGGCACCGGAGCCGAGAGCCTACCCCTGGACCTGCGCGGCACGGCGTTCCAGTTGGAGGTCTGGCGGGCGCTGCGGGACATCCGGCCCGGCGAGCGGCTGAGCTATTCCGAACTGGCGGCGCGGTTGGGACGCCCCGGCTCTGCGCGGGCCGTGGCCCGGGCCTGCGCCTCCAACCCGGCGGCCGTGGCCGTTCCCTGCCACCGGGTGGTGGGCGTGGACGGCTCGCTCACCGGCTACCGCTGGGGCCTGACGCGCAAAAAGGCCCTGCTGGAGAAGGAGCAGAAAACCGAGGAAACGGCCGCCGTGCCGGAACCGGAATCCTCCATCTGA
- a CDS encoding D-alanyl-D-alanine carboxypeptidase gives MAKRSKSHSKASAKTEQVASSSKKTKKSKKRAVAAPVLGEAKDPLRLRVRSAIAADYESGSIFYEKDPDKQIAPASLTKVLTLYIVREAIEQGKLREDDVVKVSRRAACASGSVMDLYTGERVTVRELMKGIAVASANDGCVAIAEHMSGSVDNFVRLMNRKARSLGMLRTVFKTPNGLPADGQVTTARDMLKLSRAYLKRFPDSLTLHSTRNYVHNRRNHQNANRLLGSFEGADGLKTGFVNASGYNIIATAKRDGKRIIAVTLGSNTSGVRKRETARLMEKVFADLGKPATGLAKAKTPRPEPWEQAEEDVTPRTERPEAQGGGLVGRQGSALKPVSLQVPAKGRYTIQDSTFRSMENARGRQAALRDDGIPARVVATKGDKSTFYRVLIGRYTSIQQAEATRRKLASDYNLPNTLITR, from the coding sequence ATGGCCAAGCGTTCCAAGTCGCATTCCAAGGCCTCCGCCAAGACCGAGCAGGTCGCCTCCAGCTCCAAAAAAACCAAGAAATCAAAAAAACGTGCCGTGGCCGCCCCGGTTCTGGGCGAGGCCAAGGATCCCCTGCGCCTGCGGGTCCGCTCGGCCATCGCGGCGGACTATGAAAGCGGCTCCATCTTCTACGAAAAGGACCCGGACAAGCAGATCGCTCCCGCCTCGCTGACCAAGGTGCTCACGCTCTACATCGTGCGCGAGGCCATCGAGCAGGGCAAGCTGCGCGAGGACGACGTGGTCAAGGTCAGCCGCCGGGCGGCCTGCGCCTCGGGCTCGGTCATGGACCTCTACACCGGCGAACGCGTCACGGTGCGCGAACTCATGAAGGGCATCGCCGTGGCCTCGGCCAACGACGGCTGCGTGGCCATCGCGGAGCACATGTCCGGCAGCGTGGACAACTTCGTGCGCCTGATGAACCGCAAGGCCCGTTCCCTGGGCATGTTGCGCACGGTCTTCAAGACGCCCAACGGCCTGCCCGCCGACGGACAGGTGACCACCGCCCGCGACATGCTCAAGCTCTCCCGGGCCTATCTCAAGCGCTTCCCCGACTCCCTGACCCTCCACTCCACCCGCAACTACGTCCACAACCGCCGCAACCATCAGAACGCCAACCGCCTGCTGGGCTCCTTCGAGGGCGCGGACGGCCTCAAGACCGGCTTCGTCAACGCCTCGGGCTACAACATCATCGCCACGGCCAAGCGCGACGGCAAACGCATCATCGCCGTGACCCTGGGCTCCAACACCAGCGGCGTGCGCAAGCGCGAAACCGCCCGGCTCATGGAAAAGGTCTTCGCGGACCTGGGCAAGCCAGCCACGGGCCTGGCCAAGGCCAAGACCCCGCGCCCCGAGCCCTGGGAGCAGGCCGAGGAAGACGTCACCCCCCGGACGGAACGGCCCGAGGCCCAGGGCGGCGGCCTGGTGGGACGCCAGGGCTCGGCCCTCAAGCCCGTGTCCCTGCAGGTTCCGGCCAAGGGCCGCTACACCATCCAGGACAGCACCTTCCGCTCCATGGAGAACGCCCGGGGCCGTCAGGCCGCGCTGCGCGACGACGGCATCCCCGCCCGCGTGGTGGCCACCAAGGGCGACAAGAGCACCTTCTACCGCGTGCTCATCGGCCGCTACACCTCCATCCAGCAGGCCGAAGCCACCCGCCGCAAGCTCGCCTCCGACTACAACCTGCCCAACACCCTCATCACCCGCTAG